One Setaria italica strain Yugu1 chromosome I, Setaria_italica_v2.0, whole genome shotgun sequence DNA window includes the following coding sequences:
- the LOC101761393 gene encoding probable histone acetyltransferase HAC-like 1 produces the protein MAAPSGVDRQFVMLRTTLRGKIFELTVRKQMSVQWRKRLPELAKRLEEILYRKFPNRNDYYNMMKGPIEPQVLCAVKTLKNRVNQQNPQMTRETASSSSTMTVDENHGDPCEKSASLPADVQNNADEPDRTE, from the exons ATGGCAGCCCCCTCAGGAGTGGACCGGCAGTTTGTGATGCTACGGACCACTCTGCGCGGAAAGAT ATTCGAGTTAACAGTAAGGAAACAAATGTCGGTCCAGTGGCGGAAGCGGTTGCCAGAACTGGCGAAGCGGCTTGAGGAGATCTTGTATAGAAAATTCCCAAACAGG AATGACTACTACAATATGATGAAGGGGCCAATTGAGCCACAAGTACTGTGTGCTGTTAAGACTTTGAAGAACCGTGTAAATCAACAGAACCCACAAATGACTAGGGAGACAGCATCTTCATCCAGCACAATGACtgtg GATGAGAACCATGGTGATCCCTGTGAGAAATCTGCATCCCTCCCGGCTGATGTGCAGAACAATGCAGATGAGCCCGACAGGACTG AATGA